DNA from Ciona intestinalis unplaced genomic scaffold, KH HT000356.1, whole genome shotgun sequence:
GTTCAAAGAAACTCGTCGAGGTATAGTGGAACAAGATTTTGTAAAAGCATTTGAGGTAAACAACACACATACATTGacttataaatttgtttttgtaattgaGAAAATTTTACCAGGATGTAAAACTTCAATATGTGGATGATGAAGAATTGAAAACAAGGATTAATATAGCCATGGCAGCTGCTATGGAAAAATACCAAGATTGTAAAGGTGGACCAGAAAAAGAGttcttacaaaacaaacagcaaCTCAAACAAGATTTGGAAAACCACCGTAATAAAGTTAACAAAACCAATGATACAAATAAGGTCAGTTGTTAAGTTacaatattttcatgttttatacaTGCCCGTTATATTGCCTACAGGAAAACATAAATGAAAAACTGGATTTATTCTATGTCCAAGTAACCACTGACTACGTAACCAAGATGAACGAGGTTGGTGTTAATTTAACTGTTGTTATTCTTGTCACAGAGTATTTCTAGTCATTCAGAGGTATAAACAATTTCTcagttttacacaatttaatttatgtgGTGTCATAAGCATCAGTAATTTACAGTGTCGCCCTAAATTGTCGGTCATTTACTTCCATTGTTTTTCAATGCCAGCGCGATTCTTTCCTCCTTTGTTTGGTATACATGGTTGATTTTGTTCACGTGTTTATTTGACTTTGTTCGTTCCTTGTTCTATTAAACGACAGCTGCACAGTGCACGTCTacctttttgttattttaagttaccTCTACGTTCATGCCGTTTAAGTTAAGTTCCTGGTTTTAACCGTTCTTTATTaatctatttgaataaggggCTTGAAATAGGAATTGTAATTTGAAAGGTATCACAATTGAAAAACCTACCTCCCGCATGTCACCCTGCTTCAACGACAGTTTGAAATACCCCTTGATTTACCTGCAATATACCCGaaagttaatttgttttacaccacTTATAGTTCTCACTCGTGTGCATTGTTGTTGTTCTTAATTTCGTTAGTTGGGGATTAAAGTAACCAACAATCAagaagaaagtttttttttcattattttttataggcTACATGATCCTAAGTTTAAACTACAATTTTATGGGTTAAAGATTTTAAGTTTGAATATTCCCTACTCTTGTATAGCATACACGCCAACAAAGGTAAAATCGTCAGGCATTGAATCCAGTGGCCTATGTGTCCGCACATTCATATTGTAATTATCGTATTATCAACCTATCTACTAATTTCCATATATTGAAATTTCTTTGTGTGTAGATAACGTCAGCTCGGTGTACAAGTAATTTGGAAAACCTAAAGAAAGTGCACGACAAATTTGTTACATTGGTCACTGATGAGATGGAAAAAGCAATTCCATACAAATCCATTGCAACAACTGCCACAAAGACATGCTGCGACGAATTGGATAATCAATGGAAGTTTATAGAAACTGGAGCCACAGTATTAAAAATCGTTAAAGAAAGTGTGATTAATGTAGGTGCTACATCTGCAGCAATAGGTGGTGTTGCTGGATTGCCTGGTATGGCTGTTTTTGGTGTTGCTGGTACTTTGATTGGTGCTGGTGTAGGTTTGGTAAAGGCAGCATTGCCATTTCGGTATAAGTTATCTATTGATGACATTCCTGCACTGGAATACTTGAAATCTCtcaaactgtaaaaaaaaattaagatttttttagttgtacAGAAAAGTTTCTTAATCAATGTGCCACTATTGTAATCTGGGTACAATTAAGATAGTAATATATAACACTTCATTTGTTACTATCATTTTTAATGGAATAATAGCATTGATGACCAGTAAGTACTTGTGTATATTTTCAATGTAAAACGCTAAAGTAGTTTGTTACCAATTTAACATGTTCATAGAAATTGTCCTATTAATACAAGTGTATATATCTTAATACGCGGAGTTATTGATCTTTACTTAAAATGTAGTCCCGTTAAAAATGAACCCAAAAtcgggtgctagtgaagaattttCCCCCTTGCGTGTAGAAAAAACGAgagactaaaaaaaaattattggacCGTAACGGTATTTCCCCATAAAAATcgtatattattaaatatcccGAGTTATGGTACACCTAGAGCAGCAATCTTGGCGTCGTTGGAAAGAAGAAAGGACACTTTAATtacgtatcaaaaaatattttaagtaattAGTACTTTTAGTTGGATGGTACACCTAGAGCAGCAATCTTGGCGTCGTTGGAAAGAAGAAAGGACACTTTAATtacgtatcaaaaaatattttaagtaattAGTACTTTTAGTTGGGTGAGCCGTCAAACTTTGTCAAAATTTGACtcgcaataaaataaaaaaatcgctaataaaactttacaaaattttgacaCACGTTGACGTAGAgcaacatgaatgaatgaatgaatgaaatttatttcgtctcttcggtcacgatagcgaagaacaagagagttgacaaaagcgaaaagacaggtagtaacggtaaaacaacagttgttaaaacacgcttattgataaaaaagaaagaaatattgttttggataaaaggcgtgaccgttacaccctacagacgatacaatgtgaaaattaaataaataacatttaattaaacatattaaagttctaatttgAAGAAAAGTGTGCATAAGGACACAACCTgtacaatggggggagtcggccttaaagaagattgatccaaagattggagcatgatgaaaaaacaaaacccccaaaaagaaattccaccaaagtttacaataaacagtttCGAGTGCACACTTATGTGGGATTTAGA
Protein-coding regions in this window:
- the LOC104265661 gene encoding uncharacterized protein LOC104265661, with protein sequence LEDLYLEKEEMGCRNQKATNAAMAVVKNLIEGHPKYFIEQCEWIVQDKLGDRLDSLHKQNKFLQEKANAKFKETRRGIVEQDFVKAFEDVKLQYVDDEELKTRINIAMAAAMEKYQDCKGGPEKEFLQNKQQLKQDLENHRNKVNKTNDTNKENINEKLDLFYVQVTTDYVTKMNEITSARCTSNLENLKKVHDKFVTLVTDEMEKAIPYKSIATTATKTCCDELDNQWKFIETGATVLKIVKESVINVGATSAAIGGVAGLPGMAVFGVAGTLIGAGVGLVKAALPFRYKLSIDDIPALEYLKSLKL